From the genome of Nicotiana sylvestris chromosome 2, ASM39365v2, whole genome shotgun sequence, one region includes:
- the LOC104215492 gene encoding uncharacterized protein isoform X1 — MWANPKHKRRCEINKVNRTKLQSNHFMGSRAFVAARAEIGVKEHEGEEPNRIKFYKSTHYSSEKGWSSPEAETNYNKMRDLRARSISEENPMTIDEIIDNVLGARSGYIKGLGYGPKPNTTTTTKRRTAELEDSLRRAKEEAATAQHGLQERLNVAETEVANQKIQIPTLTSELGTLRARQEEMLNQMQHHFIGSSPSRYMKVTIGLRLIASEVSLHSSTSQS; from the exons ATGTGGGCGAATCCAAAGCATAAG AGACGATGCGAGATAAACAAAGTCAATCGAACAAAGCTGCAATCTAATCATTTCATGGGGTCAAGAGCTTTTGTAGCTGCTCGTGCTGAAATA GGTGTGAAGGAACATGAAGGAGAAGAGCCAAATAGGATTAAGTTCTACAAAAGCACCCATTACTCGAGTGAAAAAGGATGGTCATCTCCAGAGGCTGAGACTAACTAC aacaaaatgagagattTGAGAGCTCGGTCTATTTCTGAAGAGAATCCGATGACTATTGATGAAATTATTGATAATGTACTTGGTGCAAGGTCGGGATATATTAAAGGGCTTGGCTATGGTCCAAAGCCtaatacaactacaacaacaaaaAGGAGGACAGCAGAATTAGAGGACTCTCTTAGGAGGGCAAAAGAGGAAGCTGCTACTGCCCAACATGGTTTACAAGAACGTTTGAATGTAGCTGAAACTGAGGTAGCAAATCAGAAGATACAGATACCGACATTAACTTCGGAATTGGGTACTCTTAGGGCACGCCAAGAGGAGATGTTAAATCAAATGCAACATCATTTTATTGGCTCATCACCATCAAG ATATATGAAGGTAACTATTGGATTAAGACTAATTGCAAGTGAAGTGTCATTGCATTCCTCCACTTCTCAGTCCTAA
- the LOC104215492 gene encoding uncharacterized protein isoform X2 — translation MGSRAFVAARAEIGVKEHEGEEPNRIKFYKSTHYSSEKGWSSPEAETNYNKMRDLRARSISEENPMTIDEIIDNVLGARSGYIKGLGYGPKPNTTTTTKRRTAELEDSLRRAKEEAATAQHGLQERLNVAETEVANQKIQIPTLTSELGTLRARQEEMLNQMQHHFIGSSPSRYMKVTIGLRLIASEVSLHSSTSQS, via the exons ATGGGGTCAAGAGCTTTTGTAGCTGCTCGTGCTGAAATA GGTGTGAAGGAACATGAAGGAGAAGAGCCAAATAGGATTAAGTTCTACAAAAGCACCCATTACTCGAGTGAAAAAGGATGGTCATCTCCAGAGGCTGAGACTAACTAC aacaaaatgagagattTGAGAGCTCGGTCTATTTCTGAAGAGAATCCGATGACTATTGATGAAATTATTGATAATGTACTTGGTGCAAGGTCGGGATATATTAAAGGGCTTGGCTATGGTCCAAAGCCtaatacaactacaacaacaaaaAGGAGGACAGCAGAATTAGAGGACTCTCTTAGGAGGGCAAAAGAGGAAGCTGCTACTGCCCAACATGGTTTACAAGAACGTTTGAATGTAGCTGAAACTGAGGTAGCAAATCAGAAGATACAGATACCGACATTAACTTCGGAATTGGGTACTCTTAGGGCACGCCAAGAGGAGATGTTAAATCAAATGCAACATCATTTTATTGGCTCATCACCATCAAG ATATATGAAGGTAACTATTGGATTAAGACTAATTGCAAGTGAAGTGTCATTGCATTCCTCCACTTCTCAGTCCTAA